The following coding sequences lie in one Arabidopsis thaliana chromosome 3, partial sequence genomic window:
- the IAA30 gene encoding indole-3-acetic acid inducible 30 (indole-3-acetic acid inducible 30 (IAA30); FUNCTIONS IN: sequence-specific DNA binding transcription factor activity; INVOLVED IN: gravitropism, response to auxin stimulus, response to cyclopentenone, somatic embryogenesis, root development; LOCATED IN: nucleus, chloroplast; EXPRESSED IN: 16 plant structures; EXPRESSED DURING: 6 growth stages; CONTAINS InterPro DOMAIN/s: Aux/IAA-ARF-dimerisation (InterPro:IPR011525), AUX/IAA protein (InterPro:IPR003311); BEST Arabidopsis thaliana protein match is: indole-3-acetic acid inducible 20 (TAIR:AT2G46990.1); Has 1798 Blast hits to 1798 proteins in 77 species: Archae - 0; Bacteria - 0; Metazoa - 0; Fungi - 0; Plants - 1797; Viruses - 0; Other Eukaryotes - 1 (source: NCBI BLink).), with the protein MGRGRSSSSSSIESSCKSNPFGVSSSNTRNLSTDLRLGLSFGSSSGQYYNGGDNHEYDGVGAAEEMMIMEEEEQNECNSVGSFYVKVNMEGVPIGRKIDLLSLNGYHDLITTLDYMFNASILWAEEEDMCSEKSHVLTYADKEGDWMMVGDVPWEMFLSSVRRLKISRAYHY; encoded by the exons atgggaagaGGGAGAAGCTCATCGTCTTCATCGATAGAGAGCAGCTGCAAAAGCAACCCATTTGGTGTGTCTTCGAGTAATACTCGGAACCTAAGCACGGACCTGAGACTCGGGCTCAGCTTCGGATCATCTTCCGGACAATATTACAACGGTGGAGATAACCATGAATATGATGGAGTCGGTGCGGCAGAGGAAATGATGatcatggaagaagaagagcaaaacgAGTGTAATAGTGTCGGAAGCTTCTACGTGAAAGTGAACATGGAAGGAGTTCCTATTGGGAGAAAGATCGATCTTTTATCTCTTAATGGATATCATGATTTGATCACAACTCTCGACTACATGTTCAATGCTTCAATCCTTT gggctgaagaagaagatatgtgtAGTGAGAAGAGTCACGTGCTAACGTACGCAGACAAAGAAGGTGACTGGATGATGGTTGGAGATGTTCCTTGGGA GATGTTCTTGTCTAGCGTGAGAAGACTAAAGATCTCAAGAGCTTATCACTACTGA
- the IAA30 gene encoding indole-3-acetic acid inducible 30: MGRGRSSSSSSIESSCKSNPFGVSSSNTRNLSTDLRLGLSFGSSSGQYYNGGDNHEYDGVGAAEEMMIMEEEEQNECNSVGSFYVKVNMEGVPIGRKIDLLSLNGYHDLITTLDYMFNASILWAEEEDMCSEKSHVLTYADKEGDWMMVGDVPWE, from the exons atgggaagaGGGAGAAGCTCATCGTCTTCATCGATAGAGAGCAGCTGCAAAAGCAACCCATTTGGTGTGTCTTCGAGTAATACTCGGAACCTAAGCACGGACCTGAGACTCGGGCTCAGCTTCGGATCATCTTCCGGACAATATTACAACGGTGGAGATAACCATGAATATGATGGAGTCGGTGCGGCAGAGGAAATGATGatcatggaagaagaagagcaaaacgAGTGTAATAGTGTCGGAAGCTTCTACGTGAAAGTGAACATGGAAGGAGTTCCTATTGGGAGAAAGATCGATCTTTTATCTCTTAATGGATATCATGATTTGATCACAACTCTCGACTACATGTTCAATGCTTCAATCCTTT gggctgaagaagaagatatgtgtAGTGAGAAGAGTCACGTGCTAACGTACGCAGACAAAGAAGGTGACTGGATGATGGTTGGAGATGTTCCTTGGGAGTaa
- a CDS encoding Pectin lyase-like superfamily protein (Pectin lyase-like superfamily protein; FUNCTIONS IN: polygalacturonase activity; INVOLVED IN: response to cyclopentenone, carbohydrate metabolic process; LOCATED IN: vacuole; EXPRESSED IN: 25 plant structures; EXPRESSED DURING: 15 growth stages; CONTAINS InterPro DOMAIN/s: Pectin lyase fold/virulence factor (InterPro:IPR011050), Glycoside hydrolase, family 28 (InterPro:IPR000743), Pectin lyase fold (InterPro:IPR012334), Parallel beta-helix repeat (InterPro:IPR006626); BEST Arabidopsis thaliana protein match is: Pectin lyase-like superfamily protein (TAIR:AT4G23500.1); Has 30201 Blast hits to 17322 proteins in 780 species: Archae - 12; Bacteria - 1396; Metazoa - 17338; Fungi - 3422; Plants - 5037; Viruses - 0; Other Eukaryotes - 2996 (source: NCBI BLink).), translated as MKRSFLLLYVLLVQAFYGAWCSVGESLHCEYSNLASLHRPHSVSITEFGAVGDGVTLNTKAFQNALFYLNSFSDKGGAKLFVPAGQWLTGSFDLISHLTLWLDKGATILGSTSSENWPVVDPLPSYGRGRELPGRRHRSLIYGQNLTDVVITGENGTIDGQGTVWWDWFRNGELNYTRPHLVELMNSTGLIISNLTFLNSPFWNIHPVYCRDVVVKNLTILAPLESPNTDGVDPDSSTNVCIEDCYIVTGDDLVSIKSGWDEYGISYARPSSKIKINRLTGQTTSSSGIAIGSEMSGGVSEIYIKDLHLFNSNTGIRIKTSAGRGGYVRNVHILNVKLDNVKKAIRFTGKYGEHPDEKYDPKALPAIEKITFENVNGDGIGVAGLLEGIEGDVFKNICFLNVTLRVKKNSKKSPWECSNVRGYSQWVSPEITCDSLKESIFPEHGSDCFGLSENNMEISSGLSRSPWLLSW; from the exons ATGAAGAGATCTTTCCTT CTCTTGTATGTGCTCCTGGTACAGGCCTTCTATGGGGCTTGGTGTAGTGTTGGAGAAAGCCTGCATTGTGAATATTCCAATTTAGCGAGTCTTCACCGGCCTCACAGCGTATCGATTACAGAGTTTGGAGCGGTTGGAGATGGTGTGACTCTAAACACTAAAGCCTTTCAGAATGCTCTGTTCTACCTCAATTCTTTCTCTGATAAAGGCGGGGCCAAGCTTTTTGTTCCCGCTGGTCAGTGGCTTACCGGGAGTTTCGACCTTATCAGTCACCTCACCTTATGGCTAGATAAAGGTGCAACGATTCTCGGGTCAACG AGCTCAGAGAATTGGCCCGTGGTTGATCCATTACCATCATATGGACGAGGAAGAGAATTGCCCGGTAGAAGACACAGAAGTCTTATATATGGTCAGAATCTCACAGATGTAGTCATAACAG GCGAGAACGGGACAATTGATGGTCAAGGAACTGTATGGTGGGATTGGTTTAGAAATGGAGAGCTTAACTATACAAGACCTCATCTTGTTGAGCTCATGAACTCTACTGGTCTGATCATCTCCAACCTCACATTCTTGAATTCACCGTTTTGGAACATTCATCCTGTTTATTGCAG AGATGTTGTTGTAAAGAATCTCACAATTTTGGCTCCTCTTGAATCTCCAAATACAGATGGAGTTGATCCAG ATTCATCAACTAATGTTTGCATAGAGGATTGTTACATAGTTACCGGGGATGATTTGGTATCGATAAAAAGCGGATGGGATGAGTATGGAATATCCTACGCAAGACCGAGCTCCAAGATCAAGATTAATCGGTTAACAGGTCAAACTACTTCAAGCTCAGGAATAGCAATAGGAAGTGAAATGTCGGGAGGTGTATCCGAAATATACATTAAAGACTTACATTTGTTCAATTCGAATACTGGAATCAGAATCAAGACTTCTGCTGGAAGAGGCGGGTATGTTAGAAACGTTCACATCTTGAACGTGAAGCTCGATAATGTAAAGAAAGCGATTAGGTTCACCGGTAAGTACGGTGAACATCCTGATGAGAAATACGATCCCAAAGCACTCCCAGCTATAGAGAAAATCACCTTTGAGAATGTAAATGGCGATGGAATAGGTGTTGCGGGTCTTCTTGAAGGTATAGAAGGAGATGTGTTTAAGAATATATGTTTCCTTAATGTTACTCTTagagtgaagaagaattcGAAGAAATCACCATGGGAATGCTCGAATGTGAGAGGTTATTCACAGTGGGTTTCGCCGGAAATTACTTGTGATTCTTTGAAAGAGAGTATATTCCCGGAACATGGATCTGATTGTTTCGGGTTATCGGAAAATAATATGGAGATATCAAGTGGTTTAAGTAGATCACCATGGTTACTTTCTTGGTAA